ttgggggcacctgtgtaTCACACATCCCCAAGGAGCCCTTAGACCTGGGCAGGAACTGTCCAGATGGTGATGCCCAGCTACTTTCCCCGGGCAGCAGCCTCCCACATTTCACAGTCCCAGCAGTTCCGACACACTTCCCGTGGGAGCGTGTTCTTAGTCCTGCAGGGGAAGGCCCCCAGGCATGTGTGCACCAGCACGAGGGGGCTGGAGTGCGCATTTCCCAGATGGCTCTACCTGTGGGGTGTCAGTGGCTGCCCCACCTCACCACCCCGTCTTGTCCTAGTATCCACTCTATGGGGTGGCATTACCTTAATTTTAACTGTGAATAAGGGGAGGTTTAAAATGTCTAAgtagaaggggcgcctgggtggctcagtgggttaaagcctctgccttcggctcaggtcctgatctcagggtcctgggatcgagccctgcatcgggctctctgctcagcggggagcctgcttcccttcctctctctctctacctgcctctttgcctacttgtgatctctgtcaaataaataaaatctttaaaaaaagaaatgtctaagTAGCTTGACCAAGAGCCCTCAGCTAGGAAGCATCCAAAAGTCATAGAAAGTTGGAAACCATGCTCGCATGTGCCGTGCagcctttctttccctccccggGCAGCCTCGCATACCCAGAGGAGTCAGGGGCCCAGCCACAACACAGAGAAGGCTGTTCTCAAGCACTTCCAACAAGAGAAACAGGACCAAGCCATGGGAGTTTCAGCTCACTGCGGACCAAAGGAAGTTTTATATGTAGTGCGTTGATGAGAAAGGCCCCTTgcgtggggaggcagggaggacagCAAGGTAGGGATGTCTGAGTTGTGGGCTCTGGCCGCTGTCAGGGAAGGTGGCAGGCAGCCAGCCAGACTGATAAGGTGAGTGCTGGGTCAGCCAGCTGGAACCTGCTCACTGCTCATCCGGCAGCTACCCAGGCCTGTGCTAGGTTCTGCCAgcccacacctgcctctctgtccatcacctcccttcctctcccttgcaCATGCAAGAAAAGCCCCTGAATTCCCAAGCAGGTTAATGCTGACCCATGTCTGCGGCTGGAAATCCCAGCGACTGATTTATTTACATTCAAATTGGATTTATGCACGGACTTCCTTTCTGGAAGGGGAAAGAATGACCTGGAACTCAGCAGAGGAGCTAAGCAGGAGGAAAGTGTGCACTCCGTGGGGAGGGCCGACCTCAGCTGGCAGCCAGCCCACCCAGCTCTGATCGTGAGGAGATGGATGGACAGAGCCGCAACGCAGCCTGCAGGGAAGGGGAGACTCTGCAAACCCAGGGCCAGCACGGTGGATAAAACAGCCGCGTGCTGTGTTGCCTGCAGACTTGTGTGCAGTGAGAGCTAGTTGCCCCCTGGGTCTCCATTCCTCTGTGGGAGGCAAGGGTaggtaggggtggggaggagtccCTAGGAAGCCACTGAGGCCAACTCTGCTGGTCACAGACCCCAACGCCCTGAGGTCCAGGCCAGGAacagttggggtaccaggtggtgggtattatagagggcacggattgcatggagcactgggtgtggtgaaaaaataatgaatactgtttttctgaaaataaataaatttaaaaaaaaagagaaaaaaattttcaaggaaaatgtATCTTAATAAATTAACTCTGAAAATTACCTtctcaaataacaaaaaaaagaaaaaaaaaaaaagaaatgagagccTTACGGAGGAAGGGGCTTCAGAGGCCTGTCTTGCCTACGGTATAGGGAGTGGGGGTTGGGCAGCATGTAATCAAGCTCTGTAAGGCCATTGCTATGTGGGACCACACACCTGTGGGGATGGATTCTCTGCTTTTCGAAAGAAGACATGCTCAGATTTAAAATTCAAACTCAGTAAGTCAGCCCTTTCAAAAGCCAGCCGAACTATATCCATGTGGGCTGTGTTTTCCTGACAGGCTGACTCCCGAGGACCTCTGCCTAACCATTCCCACCTTGAATAGAGATGGGAGGTCTTCTAATGCCCAGTTCACAGCTGGGAAATAGGTCACAAGGCAGCGAGACTTGccaggaggggcagagctgggaggcaCAGCCAGGCAAGGGGCTGGACACAGCGGTGTTGCTCAGACAGCCTACCTTGGGCATGGGGAACTCGCACACCCCCGCACAGTAGTAGGCATCGAAGGATTTGGGCAGGACGATCCACTCATTCCACCCGATGTCTGCGAAGTCCACCTTCAGATACCTGCGGGAGCAGACCCTTGGCTCGGCCCACTGCTTCCTCCGGGCTTTCTGCATCGTCTTCTCGTCGAAGTCCAGCTCCCGTGAGGAGGCCATGAACACATCCTGGCCCTTCTTCCTTCGGTCCTTGCGCCCTGGCCGTGGTTTCAGGGCCCTGAAAGGGCCGGGCCACAGTTCGTGCCTATGGTAGTGCTGGGCGTGGGGGGAGGGCGCCGGCCTCTCATCCAGTCCTGGCAGCTCATTGTCCTGGAGGGGTCCAGTGGCCTCAGTGGCCCGGCGCACACGGGGGTCCGCCGAGCTGTTGGGGGCTGTGCCAGGCTCCGGGTCTCCAGCCTGGAAGGGGTCATATCTCTGCAGCGTCACTGCCACACTGTTGGGCTCTGAGATGGCCAGGTCATCAGCATAAATGAGGATGTAAGGTGCATGGGGGCTTGGCCTGGACACCCCTGGGGCCTTCTCCCCAGAATCCAGCTGGGCAGAGAGGAGCAGCTCGCCATCCTGGCGGGCTGCCTTGACGATAGGGGAGATGTCCTTGGCCTGCCACAGGCCCCGTGGCGGGGGCGCCAGGGCCATGGCCCCACGGAGCAGCCCCTGTGTGGCCGTGTTCTGAGGGACACTGCGGAAGACCAGGTGCTGGCGTGCGGGCAGGCCCGGGGGCAGGAGGCGGCATGACACGTTCTTGGCCCGCTGCTTGCAGGGTACCTCTCGTGCCCGGGGCCACCGAGGTTCCGAATAGAAATGGAATGTGGCTGAAAGGATCATTTCTGATTCCTGCAAGGAAGTCAGGTTGAAGAAATACACAGCCTTCTGGTCGACCATTTCTGTGAGGGCAGGACAGACCACAACAGGTTAGGTTCTTTCTTAGATAGGTCCGTCCCAGTATTCATGGGGTCTCCCACCCAGGGCTGGGATGGAGGAAGTGTGTCCATTTAGGGAGCCCCTCCAGGCCAGCCAAGCCTTCCTGTCTCAGGTCATCCTCACAGTAAACTGAGGAGGGTGCCCTTACTGATCCTCAAGGAACAGATGAGGAATTGAGGTCAGAGGGGTTGGGGTTTATTACTATCCcattacaaaaaggaaaaggtaGCAGatagggggtgggggtgctcaGACACCTCTATGCGTCCTCTTCCCACACTTCAGCGACCTCAATGCACAAATGCACAAATGCCACTGATGCttctggggaggagagaaggtggTGTCAGGTTTTTGGGGTGCTCTGAGTCAGGTGCAAGCCCTGTGAGAGCGCCCCCTCGCCCACCGTATGTACCCAGCCCTCTAGTTCACAAATATTAAATGCGGTCATTCTTCCAAACGAGATGAGTGAGGCCGAGCGCCCCTGACTCCCCCATGTGCCGAGTGCCTTCTGAGGGACACTGGGCTTGAGGGCGCAGTGGTCTGAGTTTCTGCTACATGGTCTGCCCAAGGGCTTGTCAAACTTGTTTGACAAAGGAAGAGCAATTTCAGGGTTGCACAAGGCCACTCGACAAAGTCTACAAAGACCAGCTTTGCTCTCAAGAGGCCCATGTCATGAGAAGGCCTGGCATTCCTCAAATATCAAGTGTGCAGCTTGAGAAAGCTCCAGGCCCGACATCCCTGGGGCTGTCAAGCACCTTTTCCTTCTAGCCTGGTTCTCCCAGGTGTACCCCAGGGCCAGGAGGCACAGCACCCTCATCTGTGGCCCCGGGAGCTGCGCCGAGCTCCAGCCGCATGAGTTCTCTGAATGGCCATGTCCTCTGGAGGATTCGGGTAGGAGGGAGGAGTTGTTCCCAGGCCTCGCTGTGATCTTGCAAGCTGGCGGGAGACCAGAGCTGCCAGGGTAGCTGCCTCCCTCACTGCTCTACTTCCTGCTGTCGAGTGTCCGTCTGCGGGTACAGACTGCTGGGTAAAGCTGCCCCACGTACAGAGCTCCGAAGCACAGGACTGTGTATGTGTGCAGGGATGCCGGGCCCAAAGGCCCCGGTTCCCAGACACCTGCACCCACAGAACGAGctgagatttgttttttgttttggggtttgtttttttaatcaaaatcttCCTTTTAAGGCTGTTTCCTTCTATTGTGATTAGGAACTGTCATGTACTCTTGAGGGACcataaaagagaggaaggaaggaaatagcatATCCACAGAGGACCTGATAAATGTTAGTCAAGATTCAGATGACGCTCTAAAGACCCTGCCTAACCTGACCCTCGGAGCAAACCCATGGGACAAGAGTGGCAGTCCCTCATCGTGCTCCACACATAAGGAGCAGCGCAGGGCCTTGACGGCCGATTAAACTTGGCCTTTCCAGATGCTACAACCTTCGGTGTCTCGGGCTCCAGATCTGCGCTTTCCCAAACATtctgctctctgccttcctcccctggAGATGCTGATTCAAAGGGTTTGGGACAATGAGGCCAAGGGATTTGTGTTTTAGCCAGCATCCCAGAGGACTCTAACCATCAGGCAAGGTCATGTATCTAGGGTTGATGTGTGGGTGGGGTGAAAGGTCGCTAAGAGGGCAACATCCTCATCCTCCAAGCTAGATAGGGCCCTAGGAACCAGGTCTCCAGGCCACATCCGGACCACACCAAGCTCATCTGCCTCAGATGGATAGTGGGATCTCTGTGTCACATGATTGATTGCGGGATTAAATAAATAGCACAGATAGTATGCTGGGCACCAAGGAAGAGCTCCTAAGTATGGTTCTCTGCCACTTCCATCTAAAAGGCCAAGGCCGGCAAAACAAGCCAGCTCTCCCTCCACCAACTTGGTATCCCTCCAGTGATCCAAATTATCTGAGTTGTAACCCAACTAACAAGGCAGATAGTGCTTTTTGTCTTTCATCTAGTTGAAGTCTATTGTCTGCTACAGATTCCTTGCTAGGAAATGCGTTAGGTGGCTCTAGGACAGACATTTTGGACACTTTCCAAAGAGCTGGCCCATTGCAGCAGGAGGCAAGCATCTCTGGCCTAGGAACGTCCAGCCTTTGGTGAGGAAGGGCACAGCAGACTGGGGCAACAGGGATAGGCCTCCACAGTGGAAAGGCAGCTCAGCCACCCTCCCAGTGATGAGCTAACCGACTGGAAGGTCTATGAAGAAAGTCGACTGTGACCACCATACCAGGAACAGCAGCTTTGGCCTGAGGCAGGTGTAGCCCAAGGACGGTGCTGGGAGGCCTGCCCCTGAGGAGCAAGAAGTGCCTGAAGGGGGATTGGCCTTCCCTGATGGTTATTCCTGCAcaggatgtgggggaggggcagcagataCAGCTCCTCTTCAGCCAGAGAACCATGGAGAGTGTGCTGagactggtgggggaggggcctttgAGGTCACCCAGCCTGATCAATCCTACTCAGGATAGGAGTCCTTCTCCTGTGTGGCTTGAACACCTTTTGCCATAGGGGGCTTGTCCCTCATGAGGTAGCATGCTGCCTGGAGACACTCtctgtgggaaggaggaggagacggGTCATGTCCATTCTCCAGCGTGTGAAGGGCCAAAGACTGGCTCTGCTTTCTGTGTCTGCATGCCCGCCATGCAGGGGTCTCTGGGCTGGGACGAGAGAA
This Neovison vison isolate M4711 chromosome 2, ASM_NN_V1, whole genome shotgun sequence DNA region includes the following protein-coding sequences:
- the GDF10 gene encoding growth/differentiation factor 10, translated to MARGPAQTTQLLPLLPLLLLLLRDAGGSHQAPAWSAPPAAADGQAGIKDPWRSPGDAATTLGPGAQDMVAVHMLRLYEKYSRRGAKPGGGNTVRSFRSRLEMVDQKAVYFFNLTSLQESEMILSATFHFYSEPRWPRAREVPCKQRAKNVSCRLLPPGLPARQHLVFRSVPQNTATQGLLRGAMALAPPPRGLWQAKDISPIVKAARQDGELLLSAQLDSGEKAPGVSRPSPHAPYILIYADDLAISEPNSVAVTLQRYDPFQAGDPEPGTAPNSSADPRVRRATEATGPLQDNELPGLDERPAPSPHAQHYHRHELWPGPFRALKPRPGRKDRRKKGQDVFMASSRELDFDEKTMQKARRKQWAEPRVCSRRYLKVDFADIGWNEWIVLPKSFDAYYCAGVCEFPMPKIVRPSNHATIQSIVRAVGIVPGIPEPCCVPDKMNSLGVLFLDENRNMVLKVYPNMSVETCACR